One Canis lupus familiaris isolate Mischka breed German Shepherd chromosome 20, alternate assembly UU_Cfam_GSD_1.0, whole genome shotgun sequence genomic region harbors:
- the CCR1 gene encoding C-C chemokine receptor type 1 → METTAPSRDYDQSTMYDYEGITPCQKGEVRTFGAQLLPPLYSLVFIIGLVGNILVLLVLMQYRRLKSMTSIYLLNLAISDLLFLFTLPFWIDYKLKDDWIFGDGTCKLLSGLYYTGLYSEILFIILLTVDRYLAIVHAVFALRVRTVIFGIISSIGAWVLALLASIPGFYFSKTQRELSHTTCSLHFPYEDLKAWKQFQALKLNLLGLVLPLSVMIICYTAIIQILLKRPNEKKAKAVRLIFVIMIVFFLFWTPYNLTVLVSAFQDSLFTDECRQSKQLDLAMQVTEVIAYTHCCVNPVIYAFVGERFRRYLHQLFHRLVARHLAKRFPFLSTDRLERASSMSPSTAEHELSAGF, encoded by the coding sequence ATGGAAACCACAGCGCCCAGCAGGGACTATGACCAGTCGACAATGTATGACTATGAGGGCATAACCCCATGCCAGAAGGGAGAGGTACGGACCTTTGGAGCTCAGCTGCTTCCCCCCTTGTATTCCCTGGTGTTCATCATTGGCCTGGTCGGCAACATCCTGGTGCTCCTGGTCCTCATGCAATACAGGAGGCTCAAGAGCATGACCAGCATCTACCTTCTCAACCTGGCCATATCGGACCTGCTCTTCCTCTTCACGCTGCCCTTCTGGATCGACTACAAGCTAAAGGATGACTGGATTTTCGGTGATGGCACCTGTAAGTTGCTCTCGGGGCTTTATTACACAGGCTTATACAGCGAGATCCTTTTCATCATCCTGCTGACCGTCGACAGGTACCTGGCCATCGTCCACGCTGTGTTTGCCCTGCGGGTTCGGACTGTCATCTTTGGTATTATCAGCAGCATTGGTGCCTGGGTCCTGGCCCTCTTGGCCTCCATCCCAGGCTTCTACTTTTCCAAGACCCAGCGAGAACTCTCCCACACTACCTGCAGCCTCCACTTCCCTTATGAAGACCTAAAAGCCTGGAAACAGTTCCAGGCTCTGAAACTGAACTTACTGGGGCTGGTTTTGCCTCTGTCGGTCATGATTATCTGCTACACAGCGATCATACAGATTCTGCTCAAGCGACCCAACGAGAAGAAGGCCAAAGCCGTCCGGCTCATTTTTGTCATCATGATcgtcttctttctcttttggacTCCCTACAACCTGACCGTGTTGGTCTCTGCTTTCCAAGACAGCCTGTTCACCGATGAGTGTAGGCAGAGCAAACAGCTGGACCTGGCGATGCAGGTGACCGAGGTGATCGCCTACACGCACTGCTGCGTTAACCCTGTCATCTATGCCTTCGTCGGGGAGAGGTTCCGCAGGTACCTGCACCAGCTGTTCCACAGGCTGGTGGCCAGGCATCTGGCTAAAAGGTTCCCCTTCCTCTCCACGGACAGACTCGAGAGGGCCAGCTCCATGTCTCCCTCCACGGCGGAGCATGAGCTTTCTGCTGGGTTCTGA